The following are encoded in a window of Lichenicola cladoniae genomic DNA:
- a CDS encoding ATP-binding protein — translation MLPRSLLGRSLLILLIPLLVTQAISLELFYGSHLNVVSRRLSGAVASEITQTLLLMDRMHKKSDRDWIMQIAASQFQLGMTIRPHMRLLHLGSTNVLGPMDEDLAAALKQIGRPFSVDWISDPHTVNIHIQMEDGILDISAPRKRLDVGPIWLFVAWVAGSALLLFIIAALFMRNQVRAIRRLARAAEAFGMGRDPGPIRPEGAQEVRKAASAFNRMQERILRFVAQRTAMLAGVSHDLRTPLTRMRLTLAMLPQAGQVDAALLVPDIGGMVSDVDEMDRMIEGYLSFARGEGAEQAEAVNLPVMLEEVAASARRAGAEILAVSAPPMRDVMLRPGAIRRVLANLLENARRHGGRAMLTAVADARAVVLLVDDDGPGVADDRREQVFRAFESGEGGGTGLGLTIARDIIHAHGGDIRLERSPLGGLRVRIRLPF, via the coding sequence ATGCTGCCTCGCTCCCTGCTCGGACGCTCGCTGCTGATCCTGCTGATCCCGCTCCTGGTCACCCAGGCGATTTCGCTGGAGCTGTTCTACGGCAGTCATCTGAACGTGGTGTCGCGCAGGCTCTCGGGAGCGGTCGCCAGCGAGATCACCCAGACGCTGCTGCTGATGGACCGGATGCACAAGAAGTCCGATCGCGACTGGATCATGCAGATCGCGGCCTCGCAGTTCCAGCTCGGTATGACGATACGCCCGCACATGCGGCTGCTTCACCTGGGATCGACCAACGTGCTCGGTCCGATGGACGAGGACCTTGCCGCGGCGCTCAAACAGATCGGCCGGCCGTTCAGCGTAGACTGGATCTCCGATCCGCACACGGTGAACATCCATATCCAGATGGAGGACGGCATCCTCGACATCTCGGCGCCGCGCAAGCGGCTGGATGTCGGGCCGATCTGGCTGTTCGTGGCATGGGTCGCCGGAAGCGCCCTGCTGCTGTTCATCATCGCCGCCTTGTTCATGCGCAACCAGGTCAGGGCGATCCGGCGGCTTGCCCGCGCGGCAGAGGCTTTCGGCATGGGCAGGGACCCCGGGCCGATCAGGCCGGAGGGCGCCCAGGAGGTGCGCAAGGCTGCCAGCGCCTTCAACCGCATGCAGGAGCGTATTCTCCGCTTCGTCGCGCAACGGACCGCGATGCTGGCGGGCGTGTCGCACGATCTGCGAACGCCCTTGACCCGGATGCGGCTGACGCTGGCGATGCTGCCACAGGCCGGCCAGGTCGATGCCGCATTGCTGGTCCCCGACATCGGCGGAATGGTCTCCGACGTCGACGAAATGGACCGGATGATCGAGGGCTATCTGTCGTTCGCCCGTGGCGAAGGGGCCGAGCAGGCGGAGGCGGTCAACCTGCCGGTCATGCTGGAGGAAGTCGCGGCTTCCGCACGGCGGGCGGGAGCCGAGATCCTGGCGGTATCGGCGCCGCCGATGCGCGACGTCATGCTGCGGCCCGGCGCGATCAGGCGCGTCCTGGCCAATCTGCTGGAGAATGCACGCCGGCATGGCGGGCGGGCGATGCTGACGGCGGTGGCGGACGCACGCGCGGTCGTGCTGCTGGTCGATGATGACGGGCCAGGCGTGGCGGATGACCGACGTGAACAGGTCTTCCGTGCGTTCGAGAGCGGCGAGGGTGGCGGTACCGGACTCGGGCTGACCATCGCGCGGGACATCATCCACGCGCATGGAGGCGACATCCGGCTGGAACGAAGCCCGCTCGGGGGCCTGCGTGTGCGGATCAGGCTGCCGTTCTAG
- a CDS encoding integration host factor subunit alpha, producing the protein MSTVTRASLAEHIYTQVGLSRNESASLLEAVLESVAATLQAGSPVKISGFGTFSVRQKGRRVGRNPKTGLEVPILPRSVLVFRPSQVLKARVNGQEPTGEDDAA; encoded by the coding sequence ATGAGCACTGTGACAAGAGCCAGCCTGGCAGAGCACATCTACACCCAGGTCGGTCTGTCCCGGAATGAATCCGCGTCTTTGCTGGAGGCGGTCCTGGAATCGGTCGCAGCCACGTTGCAGGCGGGCAGCCCGGTCAAGATCAGCGGGTTCGGTACGTTTTCGGTCAGGCAGAAGGGTCGTCGGGTCGGCCGAAATCCGAAAACCGGGCTGGAGGTGCCGATCCTGCCTCGTTCGGTGCTGGTGTTCCGTCCGAGCCAAGTGTTGAAGGCCCGGGTCAACGGTCAGGAACCGACCGGCGAGGATGATGCAGCATGA
- a CDS encoding response regulator, protein MNAAEAAHVLVVDDDARLRSLLQRYLAEQGFRISTAANAADARRLLGSMRPDAMVLDVTMPGENGLDLTRALREDGHDMPILLLTARGEPEDRIAGLEAGSDDYLGKPFEPRELLLRLRALLRRIGPPAPTENARPVRLGMMEFDPVRGLLESPQGPVHLTGGESALLTVLARHPNEVMSREIIARTLEMDEAGERAIDVQVTRLRRRIEADPREPRFLHTVRGRGYVLKPGL, encoded by the coding sequence ATGAACGCCGCCGAGGCGGCCCATGTGCTGGTTGTCGACGACGATGCGCGGCTGCGCAGCCTGCTGCAGCGCTATCTGGCCGAACAGGGCTTTCGGATCTCGACCGCTGCCAACGCCGCCGACGCGCGCCGGCTACTTGGCTCGATGCGTCCCGACGCAATGGTGCTGGACGTGACCATGCCGGGCGAGAACGGGCTCGATCTGACCCGTGCACTGCGCGAGGACGGCCATGACATGCCGATCCTGTTATTGACCGCGCGCGGCGAGCCGGAGGACCGGATCGCCGGTCTGGAAGCAGGCTCGGACGACTATCTCGGCAAGCCGTTCGAGCCGCGCGAATTGTTGCTGCGGCTGCGCGCGTTGCTGCGCCGGATCGGCCCGCCGGCACCGACCGAGAATGCACGACCGGTCAGGCTCGGGATGATGGAGTTCGATCCGGTTCGCGGGCTGCTGGAGAGCCCGCAGGGTCCGGTTCATCTGACCGGCGGCGAGTCGGCGCTGCTGACCGTACTGGCGCGCCATCCCAACGAGGTCATGTCGCGCGAGATCATTGCCCGTACGCTCGAGATGGACGAGGCGGGTGAGCGGGCGATCGACGTCCAGGTGACGCGCCTGCGGCGACGGATCGAGGCCGACCCACGCGAGCCGCGCTTCCTGCATACGGTGCGCGGTCGCGGCTACGTACTCAAGCCCGGTCTCTGA
- a CDS encoding outer membrane protein assembly factor BamE: MRSVAKASARLPLARFAGAFLLLAPVGLTGCSIFTPIPTPRGQMVEKQDYDTLVPGTTTRADVTALLGSPTSRATFDDNTWFYIGEVTAPVPLSRPRVNQQQVLVLNFDQGGVLRQLRRLDKSQAHNVAMVGRVTPSPGSDASFMQQLIGNVGRYNPMGLGGDTLGGSSGLGSNNGYGHGGAGNTLP, from the coding sequence ATGCGGTCCGTCGCCAAAGCCAGCGCCCGTCTTCCCCTCGCCCGCTTCGCCGGTGCCTTCCTGCTGCTCGCCCCGGTCGGCCTGACCGGCTGCAGCATCTTTACGCCGATCCCGACCCCCCGCGGCCAGATGGTCGAGAAGCAGGATTACGATACGCTGGTTCCCGGAACCACGACACGCGCCGACGTAACCGCGCTGCTGGGGTCTCCGACGTCGCGCGCCACGTTCGACGACAACACGTGGTTCTATATCGGCGAGGTCACCGCACCGGTGCCCCTGTCCCGTCCGAGGGTCAACCAGCAGCAGGTGCTGGTGCTGAATTTCGACCAGGGCGGCGTGCTGCGTCAGCTTCGACGCCTCGATAAGAGCCAGGCCCATAACGTCGCGATGGTTGGCCGGGTGACCCCGTCGCCGGGTAGCGATGCGTCGTTCATGCAGCAGCTGATCGGGAATGTCGGGCGCTACAACCCGATGGGTCTCGGTGGCGATACGCTCGGAGGCTCGTCGGGCCTCGGCAGCAACAACGGCTACGGCCATGGCGGCGCCGGCAACACCCTTCCGTAA
- a CDS encoding MarR family transcriptional regulator: protein MRLAQDLFFFAYRDLTASADVILEELGLGRAHHRALHFIGRRPGIAVSELLALLRITKQSLARVLGELVSRGYVQPTQGPRDRRQRLLSLTDAGRALERRLFERQRERMVAAYREAGGAAVEGFRRVMRGVMDEQTRSLLEPRDAAAPPALRRTVG, encoded by the coding sequence ATGCGGCTGGCGCAGGACCTGTTCTTCTTCGCCTACCGGGACCTGACCGCCTCGGCCGATGTCATCCTCGAAGAACTCGGTCTCGGTCGCGCGCATCACCGGGCGCTGCACTTCATCGGGCGCCGGCCGGGTATCGCGGTGAGCGAGCTGCTGGCGTTGCTGCGCATCACCAAGCAAAGCCTGGCGCGGGTCCTCGGCGAACTGGTGTCCCGCGGCTACGTACAGCCGACCCAGGGTCCACGCGATCGCCGGCAGCGCCTGCTGAGCCTGACCGATGCCGGACGGGCGCTCGAGCGGCGGCTGTTCGAACGGCAGCGCGAACGGATGGTCGCTGCCTATCGCGAGGCGGGCGGTGCTGCCGTGGAGGGCTTCAGGCGGGTCATGCGCGGGGTCATGGACGAGCAGACGCGCAGCCTGCTGGAACCACGCGACGCGGCGGCCCCGCCGGCGCTGCGACGGACGGTCGGCTGA
- a CDS encoding DUF177 domain-containing protein yields the protein MSSRSELSRRITVRSLGIKGSTASRTLAGGAQASGADDVALEMVVEADASERVAIARRLNEPAIESFTCRFRLSEADKKGRVTADGLLAARLTRTCVVTLEEFPVVVAEQFTVRFVPVETSDEQADVELDLDADDDVPYDGTTIDVGEAAIEQLALVLDPYPRKPGAERPPGVIRGDPPSADGADHWAEDADTEATNEDAGEETARPHPFAALARLRREPD from the coding sequence ATGAGTTCCAGATCGGAACTGTCGCGGCGCATCACCGTGCGCAGCCTCGGGATCAAGGGCTCCACCGCGAGCCGCACGCTTGCCGGCGGCGCACAGGCCAGCGGCGCCGACGACGTGGCGCTCGAGATGGTGGTCGAGGCCGACGCCTCCGAGCGCGTCGCGATCGCGCGTCGGCTGAACGAACCGGCCATCGAGAGCTTCACCTGCCGGTTCAGGTTGTCGGAAGCCGACAAGAAGGGCCGGGTGACGGCGGATGGCCTGCTGGCCGCAAGGCTGACCCGCACCTGCGTGGTGACGCTGGAGGAGTTTCCGGTGGTGGTGGCCGAGCAGTTCACGGTGCGGTTCGTGCCGGTCGAAACGAGCGACGAACAGGCCGATGTCGAGCTCGACCTCGATGCTGACGACGATGTCCCCTATGACGGAACCACGATCGACGTCGGCGAAGCCGCGATCGAGCAGCTGGCGCTGGTGCTCGACCCCTATCCCCGAAAGCCGGGTGCTGAGCGTCCGCCCGGCGTGATTCGCGGCGACCCGCCGAGCGCGGACGGCGCCGATCACTGGGCCGAGGATGCCGACACCGAGGCCACTAACGAGGATGCCGGTGAGGAAACGGCACGGCCGCACCCGTTCGCCGCCCTGGCCCGCCTGCGTCGGGAACCGGATTGA
- the plsX gene encoding phosphate acyltransferase PlsX: MYSLAVDAMGGDGAPGIVVDGLAIAAERHPAARILLIGDEARLAPLLARSKAARSICTIRHAPTAITNEMKGTAALRQRDSSMRLAMDAVARHEAQGVVSAGNSGALLALAKIVIKTMPGIDRPALAAISPSACGDVVMLDLGANVACDSRNLVEFAVMGEAFARVVLGLPAPTIGLLNVGSEQMKGDDRIRQAADVLRASALASQFHGFVEGHDITAGTTDVVVTDGFTGNVALKTGEGALKLAGSLMKQVFNANVMSRLGYVLARPGLDRMREWLDPRRYNGAVLVGLNGVVVKSHGGTDAEGFAHAVDVAMDMVTHNFNERIRIGVAQLGNALASTRPVAAAPDTNPAVPGDAADRTTNRLATTG, encoded by the coding sequence ATGTATTCGCTAGCGGTCGATGCCATGGGCGGCGACGGTGCGCCCGGTATCGTAGTCGACGGGCTGGCGATCGCGGCTGAACGCCATCCCGCAGCGCGGATTCTTCTGATCGGTGATGAGGCCAGGCTGGCGCCGTTGCTGGCCAGGTCGAAGGCGGCGCGTTCGATCTGCACGATCCGGCACGCCCCAACCGCGATCACCAACGAGATGAAGGGCACTGCTGCCCTTCGCCAGCGCGATTCCTCGATGCGGCTGGCCATGGATGCGGTTGCGCGTCACGAGGCGCAAGGCGTGGTTTCGGCGGGAAACTCCGGTGCACTGCTGGCTCTCGCCAAGATCGTTATCAAGACCATGCCCGGGATAGATCGGCCGGCCCTTGCGGCGATCAGCCCCTCGGCCTGCGGCGATGTCGTCATGCTCGACCTGGGGGCGAACGTTGCCTGCGACAGTCGCAACCTGGTCGAGTTCGCGGTCATGGGCGAGGCGTTTGCGCGCGTCGTGCTCGGATTGCCGGCGCCGACCATAGGCCTGCTGAATGTCGGCTCCGAGCAGATGAAGGGCGACGACCGGATCAGGCAGGCGGCGGACGTGCTACGTGCCAGCGCACTGGCAAGCCAGTTCCACGGCTTCGTCGAAGGCCATGACATCACGGCCGGGACGACCGATGTGGTGGTGACCGACGGGTTCACCGGCAACGTGGCACTCAAGACCGGCGAGGGCGCGCTTAAGCTTGCCGGCAGCCTCATGAAGCAGGTGTTCAACGCCAACGTGATGTCGCGGCTGGGCTACGTCCTGGCGCGTCCAGGCCTGGACCGGATGCGCGAGTGGCTCGATCCACGCCGCTACAATGGCGCCGTGCTGGTCGGCTTGAACGGCGTGGTGGTGAAGTCGCATGGTGGCACGGACGCGGAGGGGTTTGCCCACGCGGTCGATGTCGCAATGGACATGGTAACCCATAACTTCAACGAGCGGATCCGCATCGGCGTGGCACAGCTGGGCAACGCGCTGGCATCGACGCGACCGGTTGCGGCAGCACCGGACACCAATCCGGCTGTGCCCGGCGACGCGGCCGACAGGACAACTAATCGCCTGGCGACCACCGGCTGA
- the rpmF gene encoding 50S ribosomal protein L32: protein MAVPKRKTSPSRAGMRRSHQALPVEAHNECSNCGELKRPHHVCGQCGHYDGREVAQAGKALKAAVRV from the coding sequence ATGGCTGTTCCTAAAAGAAAGACCTCGCCTTCGCGTGCCGGTATGCGTCGGAGCCACCAGGCCCTGCCCGTCGAGGCGCACAACGAGTGCTCGAACTGCGGTGAGCTGAAGCGTCCGCATCATGTCTGTGGCCAGTGCGGTCATTATGATGGACGTGAAGTCGCCCAGGCCGGCAAGGCCCTGAAGGCCGCAGTCCGGGTCTGA
- a CDS encoding beta-ketoacyl-ACP synthase III, whose protein sequence is MSSRSKLIGVGTYLPEQVVTNADLEKRVDTSDAWIRERTGIVQRHLAAPHETAAFMATEAARGALAHAGIEAGVVDAILLATSTPDQAFPATAVRVQAALGISHGFAFDLAAACSGFIYALSVADALIRTGQVRTVLVIGSEVYSRIVDWSDRSTCVLFGDGAGAVVMQAGAVDGPGLLSTHLHSDGSTGDLLYVDGAVGRRECSGFLRMNGREIFRHAVSKLAGAVDEALAANGLSYADIDWLVPHQANKRIIDAMGKKLGLPPERVVVTVDRHANTSAASIPLAFAEAVGDGRIKPGDLVLMEALGGGLTWGSALLRM, encoded by the coding sequence ATGTCGTCTCGTTCCAAGCTTATCGGCGTCGGCACCTATCTTCCGGAACAGGTGGTCACCAACGCCGATCTGGAAAAGCGCGTCGACACGTCGGACGCCTGGATCCGCGAGCGCACCGGCATCGTGCAGCGGCATCTTGCAGCACCTCATGAGACCGCGGCGTTCATGGCAACGGAAGCGGCCCGCGGCGCGCTTGCTCATGCCGGCATCGAGGCCGGCGTGGTCGATGCGATCCTGCTCGCCACCAGCACCCCGGATCAGGCGTTTCCGGCGACCGCGGTCCGGGTGCAGGCCGCCCTGGGTATCTCGCACGGTTTTGCCTTTGATCTGGCGGCGGCCTGCAGCGGCTTCATCTACGCGCTCTCGGTGGCCGATGCGTTGATCCGGACCGGGCAGGTCAGGACGGTGCTGGTGATCGGCAGCGAAGTGTACTCGCGCATCGTCGACTGGAGCGATCGCAGCACCTGCGTGCTGTTCGGGGACGGCGCCGGCGCGGTCGTCATGCAGGCGGGCGCGGTCGATGGTCCCGGCCTCCTGTCTACTCACTTGCACTCGGATGGCAGCACCGGCGACCTTCTGTATGTCGATGGCGCCGTCGGGCGCCGGGAATGTTCCGGTTTCCTGCGGATGAACGGGCGCGAGATATTCCGCCATGCGGTCTCGAAGCTGGCGGGTGCGGTCGATGAGGCGCTGGCTGCGAACGGGCTGTCCTATGCCGACATCGACTGGCTGGTGCCGCATCAGGCCAACAAGCGCATCATCGACGCCATGGGCAAGAAACTCGGACTGCCGCCGGAACGGGTAGTGGTGACGGTCGATCGCCATGCCAACACCTCCGCCGCCTCGATCCCGCTGGCTTTTGCCGAGGCGGTCGGAGACGGGCGGATCAAGCCGGGCGACCTGGTGCTGATGGAAGCGCTCGGCGGCGGTCTGACCTGGGGGTCGGCGCTGCTGCGAATGTAG